The sequence below is a genomic window from Lytechinus variegatus isolate NC3 chromosome 3, Lvar_3.0, whole genome shotgun sequence.
catgcaagactctcttgtgacacctaactccgcaaccttaagtcacttttcaaccaaacttggatgctagatggatttggggaaccttcatgttatgctgcagtcggaggtcacatggtaaggtcaaaggtcattttcaggtcaatgttaaagtttacatgcaagactctcttatgacacctaactccacaaccgtaagttgcttttcaaccaaacttggatggtagatacttgggagacctgcatgttatgctgcatttggaggtcacatggtaaggtcaaaggtcattttcaggtcagcgttaaagtttacatgcaagactattatgacacataactccgcaactgtaagtcacttttcaaccaaacttggatggtagatggacttgggggacctgcatcttacactgcagttggaggtcacatggttaggtcaaaggtcattttcaggttaactttaaagtttaaatgcaagactctcttatgacacctaactccgcaaccgtaagtcacttttcaaccaaacttggatggtagatggacttgggagacctgcatgttaggctgcagtcggaggtcacatggtaagatcaaagttaattttcaagttaactttaaagtttacatgcaaaacTTTCGTATGACACCTGACTCCGCAACCGGAAGTTACTTTTcgacaaaacttggatggtagatggacttgggggacgtgcatcatgtgctgcagtcggaggtcacatggtaaggtcaaaggtcatcttcaggtcaacattacagtttatgtgcaaggcttttatgataagcgttattccatcccagtcatttcacaatgatgttttgatacaattctgttgcgtgccctcgcaaatcacgatatttctggttattttcataagtgggcgagacacaaaattgcttttgccttgtttgtaagtaattattttatagtagttttcaaaattcaaagtcaccactgctgctttattgaatcgtgtgatgcaggtgagacagccaaaggcattccacttgtttagatATCTTTGCGGTATGGTTGTCATGAGATCTCATTAATTCAACACTTGTCGTTTTCAAAGATGTTACAGAAATATCTCTGTCAACATTGCATTatcctttgttttattttcagctGGATGGTCAGCTGGCATCAAGATGATGCAGTCTCATCTTCGCATGAAGAAGGCTGCTTTAACCGAAGCCCAACGCAAAATGAAACAGCCATCTAGCCGTTCAGTTCTTGACCCCAAGAAAGTACCACCACCTGGTGTTGGTCCTGGACCTGCAAGTGGTGTTGGTCCTGGACCTGCAAGTAGTGCCAGATCAATTGGTGATGGAGGTGGAAGGGATGTTAGTGGAAGGGATGCTGGTGGAATAGATTTAGGTGGAAGTGCAGGATTATTAGATGATCATTCTCGATTCAAGCCATCTAATCTGCCACCATCAagaacatcatcttcatctgtACCAAGATTGGTAAGCATTTTAACTGTAGGATGCATGAGCAATTGTCATttcaattatattattttattaaagtGGAAATTTCAGTAAATTGTGCTCTGGTGTTATAAATGCGATGTTGATAATAACCAAATGCGTTTTATCCAGTATCCAACACTTATCTTATCATAACTTAAGATTTTGAGCCATGAAAATAATCTATTAATTGTAAAATATGGTGCCCaacaaaaaaaggtaaaatgttGTTAGAGTCTttgcttttcaagaaaatactGTAAAACTACCATTATTCTTCTTTGTTTGTTTCAGGCTCCTTCTTATTTGCCAAGTAATCTTGGTTCAGACGGTGAAAACGAATATGACCCAGCTTATccaaatgaatatgaaaaggtTGCAAAGAAGTTAAGAGAGAAGAGGGAAAGGGAGAGGGATGAGCAGGATAGAAGAGAAAGGGAAGAGAGGTAAGTCAAAATTATAGTAAATTGATTTGCCTACAAAGATGATATATGTTTACAGTTGTTGGTTATGAGCTGTTATGCGTTTTAGCTTTCTAATAGGAGATATGCTGTAGATTATGAATATAAACAATTGTAAAAGTATTTCCCAAATTCCCACAATGCATGACCAGGGTGTTCTAAGTCTGTTGTAAGATATGTTGTAAACAGTTGTATCAAGTGCCATTACTAATACTGTAAATTATACAAAAACCGTTTTCTCATTTAAAAGACAAGTATATAATCTGGCCATTGTGATTATGTGTTACATACCATGAAAGAAGATATTGCTATGACTTCAAATCAATCTAAAGACTCTCAAACATTGTCTTGCCCTCTCTCAAACTTGAATGTttataatttaaaataaaatgtttttctaccatttatgaatatgattgatggcatatatgtatataacttATAGAATTGACCCCCAAAATACTTCCAGGAGGAGACGTCGTGAGAGAGAACGAGAACGAGACAGGGAAAGGGACCGTGAGCGTGATAGGGAACGCCGTGAGCGTGACCGGGATAGGGATAGAGATCGAGACAGAGAACCACAGGGATTTTCCAGACGTCCAGccagtgatgatgaagatgatgagagagacagggagaggAGAAGGAACAGTATGTATCtgcacatattttttgttttcagaaTGTTTGTTGTTTGTTGGCCTCatcataaatataatttcatgtaaaccAGAGTAAACAAAGGGCTTCaaattgtttatcataaagAGATCTTATTAGTAGGTTGATTAGATGTCTTATAATTGGGCTGTAAGTTTTCCGAATGTCCAAACAGCTTTGAGGGCAATCATCTGGGACTATCACAGTGCATGATCAACTAATATTGCCTTGCCCTTGATAAAGGCAATGAAGGTCGAATTTACtcttatttatatttaatgCTTTGCTCTGCCTAGTTTGTTGATAACATATCATCTTTTTGTGGGATGTCATCGTATATATGTACTCGCCAACTTGCAACGTCAAATCTAAATGTTCTGGAATGCAGAAAAGCCTGAAAAGGCATTTctcgataaaaaaaatatttaagtttGCAAAATTTGTGTTTTATGCTTATAACTTCACACTTATATTCCCTAACTTGTGTGTTTAGTAGATATGAATATCATCATTTAAAATCAACTTAGAAGTATAGTGAAGTAATAACTTGCTTTGTAATTATGAATTGAATGATATTTAATTATGTTATAATTTGTGtcataatttcaaacatttgaaAAAGGGAGAGCAGCCTATTATTTTATAGACTctgatgataaaattgattgacATTTCTATGTGGACATTAACACTTcttagactgggctatttcgacgcctataaagactggggggggctgaatcagcccccccttatgatctcggccgttgatcgcgcgatcgcgacgaaaattggcacacgcgttacccatggcattatctacaaaactataacatcaaattcggcaaaaaatctcatgtctcattaattatgctaatttatgcgtaaaatcataagtttgctctaattaataaaataatgccattgaaatgctaatttttgtttcatatactctagataggcatctgatcaaattgatttttaaaaaatttcaaaatcaaatttatttttttatgtattctattgttttctaaatttcttatgtatttctttgtttttcgactttttgttttttattgttttttcaatggaaattgtcggggactttattttgaccataaacaagataaaattaattgattttaagcagtaaaaggaaaaataatgaaacatttatgaattttggctaagaacactatttgcattggatttgtacacaaattcacggttttgagtaattttgggtctgcatgcacttacgaaatgttgcgtaattttggaaccgcgtacccaggggtcacaattttggtctcaaaagttgcgcgagacttgaaagtaaaaagtcagcgagcgacgcggtcaaaaaatttcgcgcagcggatttatcgcgaaaaatgtcgagggggggctgaatcagcccccccccagtctttttagggttaacacTTCTTGttataatatttttcatgttatattgatttttctacaGCTGCAAACAGAGCTGCTATTGCCCCACCATCCTCACTAATCAATGAAGATTCCAAACCTAAAGATGATGGATGTGAGTATGTTTAGATTGTGCTGCAATTAAAAACCAGGGGTGCTTTGAAAAACTTGTTATTACTTTAACACAGGCAAAGCTTTATGCACGATtggttttgtttcttttaatgaTCAATGGGATCCTCATAATTATGCTGGTTGTAACATAGAGTggattttttatcattctaattCAATTTTGCATTCAGGTTTTTGTTCTTATCAGGAATTCCCCTCAAGATAGATTGGATTTCAACTTAAAGCTGATTGGAATAAACATAACAGAGAATCTGATTTAGCTCCCGAGAACATTTTCCAGTTGTTCGTTATGTTGTGCAATTACTTGTGCATAAAGTTTTGATTAACTTATGAGCAGGCGATAAGCAATGTGGTACATTTGTAGGTATTTGAGCTTGCCGGAATGCTCCGGGCAGTGGAGTACTTGCATTATTTGAGGGCAAGTCAGAAGACGTTGACTGGGGCAATCTGTAAAGGGCTTATCGACATCATCCCAATGTATTAATTGATGTATGATTGTTATCACAGTTGCAGCTCCTCTTCCCCCTTCAAGAGATAGACCTTATGCAGATATGATGAAGAGAAAGAACCAAGATCCAGATGATCCAGAAGGTGCCAAGACACCTCCAAGGATCAGTGAATTTGCTCCACCTCCAGAGCAAAATACATTTGTCAAACCACCTGCACCAAAACTAAACTTTCAGGTCCCAGTGGGGCTAGGGTAAgtgttattttcattctttttcatgcaATTTACAGGGAATAGAAAGAAGTTCACTTTTGTTCAGGCTAGAAGGAATGAAGATGCCGTCTTCATGGAGTATCATCGCTATTATTCTCTGTCATGCTGCATTTCTAATCTATTCATTAACTGTTTATCCACTATTAGTTGCCTTTGTCTATCTGTCACCTGGATCTGATTACAAAATAGGATCagagattgaaaaaaagatgCACTGATGTTTATGTTCAGTAGAATTATGCAAACCTGTTAAATACCAAATAATGTAACTCTCATTGGCTTAGTACATGATATGCACCCTATTCCAGTGGGAAACTAATTAATTCAACGACTTGATGTGGTGCTTTCTGAAGAGTAGGCTATCATCATGGTGCTAATGATGTGTTTAACATTCATTCTTTGGTCAATCCTTAAAAGACTATTTTGTTAGAGGAGAGGTAGAGATAACATGGATGACAATATACACAGAGACTAGGGTATTTTTGAAAACGGGTAAAGCCCTGAAATGATCACCTGACTAATTGAGATAAATGACATATTTCCTGGAGACCTCTCTTCATTCTTCAAGATAAAGACATAATCATGTACATGACATAATCGTGTACATAACTTCATGTACTGTATTGTATTTTCTGAAAGGGGAACTAGCTTCCAATTTACAAGAATTCAAAATCtaaacttttattcaaatcagatGAATTCTAGTGAAGTTAAAGAAACTTTAAGAAATTGTACATTATGTAGATGAAACATGTTGGCATATCGTCATGAATAACACAATGAGTGAGCTGATGATCGGATTTTCCTACTTTGTTCCTTAATTACTTTATAATATGAAGTAATGATCATTTCAATTATCTGTTTCAATGATATAAAAACAGATTTACTCCTCACTTGATGTGTAAGATCACCATTTCTGTAAATGATTTTATTACAAGAGTATCAATTTTCTATATCAGTTTGTTGTATGATGTAATCTGATTTTTCACTCTTCcaaattcatatcattttctagcaattttactttttaatgGAATTATTTTCTCCTTGATTGTGTTGTAGTACTGACTCAGTGGCAATGAAAATCATGACTAAGTATGGTTTCAAGGAAGGAGCCGGGTTAGGCAAGTCAGAGCAAGGAATTAGTACAGCACTACAGGTTGAGAAGACAAGCAGAAGAGGAGGAAAAATCATCAATAAAGATAAAGAAGTACAAGGTAGCTATCCTCACACTATGAGGTACTCTGTACAGCAAAtgattcatttttgtctcgcccaccagaggtgaaggcgagacttagggatccaaatgtcgtccggcgtccgtccgtcacaaacctgtaatgacacataactccgcaaccgtaagtcgcttttcaaccaaacttggatggtagatgggctgcatgttatgctgcagttgaaggtcacatggtaaggtcaaaggtcattttcaggtcaacgttaaagttaacatgcaagactctcttatgacaacgaactccgcaaccataagtcgcaTTTCTCTCTTAAGGCAAGTggtattccatcccagtcatattacaatgaagtttttatacaattctgttgcatgccctcgtgaatcacgatatttctggttatttttatacgtgggcgagacacaaaattgcttttgcctttgtttttttttcttttgttttttggaaggggggaggaggggtttagaaattacaaaatatttatcattactACACATGGACCTTTCGAATGTGTCTGTGTATTTTTGCAGCATCTTAATGCTGTATCATTTGAGGAAAGACGTTATTAGTTTAAAAACTGGCAGTGCCAAAGTAAGTGTATAACTGTTTGTGATTCCAAAGGGATTTAGTCTTTGTTGTCAATGCTAACCTAGCACCAAATTGATTTACATTGTGTAGGTCCAtctgtagagcttcatgaggttcaccaatcttcttcacagaattttgaaattttgactagaacaatttttatgctaatttatgcaaaattagtttatgcatatttttaaaaactcacatgctttttctacttttattgttgaccgatttttacttttttcttcttccagcttgtagaactttatgggttcaccaaacttctacacagaattttgaaagtttcagtagaaaattacttatgctaattatgtgaatttattcagaaatcacagaaaatacctattctttatttgttgacagattttgatattttttcttccatatagtagagctgcatgaggttcaccaaacttgtacacacaattttgtaattttgtctggaaaatgatttattctaatttatgcaaaatttattcatgaatcacaaaaaatgttttttcttcttcatttgttgatcaattttaattttgtttgctttatatgatagctcgaggtggtgatacaaaatttcaacatagaattttgaaactcattaaatatgctaatttattcatatattttcaaaactcacaaaaattacttatttatttgttgatttattttggttatttttattccatctgagagctacattaggttcaccaaggttctacacagagttaagaaactttgactagataattattaatacttaattcatatgaaatttattcatagatcaataaaaatgcttatgtcatttcttcatcaatttcaattctatatcctcaatttatgtcaccaatattaTTCACTATAGcagagatgctaactgatagctcaaaaaaatcctgaaaacccaggccgggggtccaggggcccgcccagggcccctggcggggtcaagggcgaagccccctgaagctggaacgttttcttattctttagagggctgaaatcattaatctacagtagtaaataacaaataattaatgacataataaacttcatatcataggcaagaaaggtgctcaaaaaaaaaaaaaatcatgtaacccgtactcattacggtacgggttaacctgctgcggccaatgggtgcgactcgggacgggtgtatgtagcagctggggtgccctttttcactcactgtactcatcaacaagacaatcctatactattgaaaatccataaatcacaatttctatcaaaatgatggatagttcacacatatgaattgatgaatacgcaccagagaacatatatttcatggtagcaaataggttttcagctgaaatcccgcggcagacaaccaatcactcacgcagcagcaggcaattgcagccacaccgggccgtgcttcgagcggttctaccgggcgat
It includes:
- the LOC121410952 gene encoding splicing factor 45-like, with protein sequence MSLYDGLGVDTGPSKKDSSAGDKKGDVSGWSAGIKMMQSHLRMKKAALTEAQRKMKQPSSRSVLDPKKVPPPGVGPGPASGVGPGPASSARSIGDGGGRDVSGRDAGGIDLGGSAGLLDDHSRFKPSNLPPSRTSSSSVPRLAPSYLPSNLGSDGENEYDPAYPNEYEKVAKKLREKRERERDEQDRREREERRRRRERERERDRERDRERDRERRERDRDRDRDRDREPQGFSRRPASDDEDDERDRERRRNTANRAAIAPPSSLINEDSKPKDDGFAAPLPPSRDRPYADMMKRKNQDPDDPEGAKTPPRISEFAPPPEQNTFVKPPAPKLNFQVPVGLGTDSVAMKIMTKYGFKEGAGLGKSEQGISTALQVEKTSRRGGKIINKDKEVQEQAVMPPPSMPPPAAPKSGPAPITDVLKNPTKILLLTNMVGPGEVDDELEPETAEECSKYGEVVKVLIYEDPLKPDTEAVRIFVEFTRVEAAVKAVVDLNGRFFGGRIVKGSFYDPTKFEKFELTA